In Porphyrobacter sp. LM 6, one DNA window encodes the following:
- a CDS encoding peroxiredoxin gives MTTFPGVGDAIPDIAMETPEGGSVKPSDFAGSKLVIFFYPKDDTPGCTTENKDFSALKADFDAAGTKLLGVSKDPAKKHAKFIAKHGLTAPLATDAEEGGLSDALGVWAEKQMYGKTYMGMVRATYLIGADGKIARIWDKVKVAGHAEEVLAAARAL, from the coding sequence ATGACCACTTTCCCCGGCGTCGGCGACGCCATCCCCGATATCGCGATGGAAACCCCCGAAGGCGGCAGCGTGAAGCCGTCCGACTTCGCCGGTTCCAAGCTGGTGATCTTCTTCTATCCCAAGGACGACACCCCCGGCTGCACCACCGAGAACAAGGATTTCTCCGCGCTCAAGGCCGATTTCGACGCGGCGGGCACCAAGCTGCTCGGTGTCAGCAAGGACCCGGCCAAGAAGCACGCCAAGTTCATCGCCAAGCACGGCCTCACCGCCCCACTGGCAACCGATGCCGAAGAAGGCGGCCTGTCCGATGCGCTCGGCGTGTGGGCGGAAAAGCAGATGTACGGCAAGACCTACATGGGCATGGTCCGCGCCACCTATCTGATCGGTGCTGACGGCAAGATCGCGCGCATCTGGGACAAGGTGAAGGTCGCAGGCCACGCCGAGGAAGTGCTCGCGGCCGCCCGAGCCCTCTGA
- a CDS encoding ferritin-like domain-containing protein — protein MQTVALAIRAALLTADPRAKCFATRSLARSWRKGALAWRFDVTMPDSPAWPAAPELLPPNRMPKRGKGGSERGRIALWHSLAHIEFVAIDLALDMAGRFGEAMGREFVSDFLDVAADEAMHFALLARKLESLGSHYGALPAHAGLWEAAHATRGDVAARLAVVPMVLEARGLDVTPSTLERVKAAGDAGGAKILERILDDEIRHVAFGTKHFLRCAELRQTNPESLWQSLVKQHFRGVVKPPFNDSARLAAGLSREFYAAIAY, from the coding sequence ATGCAAACCGTCGCCTTGGCCATTCGCGCGGCGCTGCTGACCGCTGACCCGCGCGCCAAGTGCTTTGCGACGCGCAGCCTGGCGCGCAGCTGGCGCAAGGGCGCGCTGGCATGGCGGTTTGACGTCACCATGCCCGATTCGCCCGCCTGGCCTGCCGCGCCCGAGCTGCTCCCGCCGAATCGGATGCCCAAGCGCGGCAAAGGCGGGAGCGAGCGCGGGCGAATCGCCTTGTGGCACTCACTCGCGCACATCGAATTCGTCGCGATCGACCTCGCGCTCGACATGGCCGGGCGATTCGGCGAGGCGATGGGCCGGGAGTTCGTGAGCGATTTCCTCGATGTCGCGGCGGACGAGGCGATGCATTTCGCACTGCTCGCAAGGAAGCTCGAAAGCCTCGGCTCCCACTATGGCGCGCTGCCCGCCCACGCCGGGCTGTGGGAGGCAGCGCACGCAACGCGGGGCGATGTCGCGGCGCGGCTCGCGGTGGTGCCGATGGTGCTCGAAGCGCGTGGTCTTGACGTCACGCCGTCTACACTCGAGCGGGTGAAGGCGGCGGGAGATGCGGGCGGCGCGAAGATTCTCGAACGCATCCTTGACGACGAAATCCGCCACGTCGCGTTTGGCACCAAGCACTTTCTGCGCTGCGCCGAACTGCGGCAGACGAATCCCGAATCCCTCTGGCAAAGCCTCGTGAAACAGCACTTTCGCGGGGTCGTTAAGCCGCCGTTCAACGACTCAGCGCGTCTCGCAGCCGGTTTATCGCGCGAATTCTATGCAGCGATTGCGTATTAA
- a CDS encoding M23 family metallopeptidase, whose product MKSVVRHVIKLAASAAAAILVSAASPALANTANSASSADIVEPVRDAQGDAAANSDQRFKSLFSSWTALERTSPTLGAGTDITTAYSSPIPQRGISVPSRMPLEGAALTSGFGMRDHPVLGGRRQHQGIDLAAPTGTPVYATADGVVGRADWYSSYGLYISINHGASMETRYAHLSRLAVAAGDNIKKGDLIGYVGSTGRSTGPHLHYEVRVEGLAVNPIPYMVESEAQLAYARDARLDGQGGE is encoded by the coding sequence ATGAAATCTGTCGTGCGCCACGTGATCAAGCTTGCTGCTTCGGCGGCCGCTGCGATCCTGGTTTCTGCCGCTTCGCCGGCCCTCGCCAACACCGCGAATTCCGCGTCGAGCGCCGACATTGTCGAGCCCGTGCGTGACGCGCAGGGCGATGCCGCCGCCAACAGCGACCAGCGCTTCAAGTCGCTGTTCTCCAGCTGGACCGCTCTCGAGCGCACCAGCCCGACGCTGGGCGCCGGCACCGACATTACCACCGCCTATTCCTCGCCGATCCCGCAGCGCGGTATTTCCGTGCCCTCGCGCATGCCGCTTGAAGGCGCAGCGCTGACCAGCGGCTTCGGGATGCGCGATCACCCCGTGCTCGGCGGCCGCCGCCAGCATCAGGGCATCGACCTCGCTGCGCCGACGGGCACCCCGGTTTACGCCACGGCTGACGGCGTTGTGGGCCGCGCGGACTGGTATTCGAGCTACGGGCTCTACATCAGCATCAACCACGGTGCGTCGATGGAAACCCGCTACGCCCACCTGTCGCGCCTCGCGGTTGCCGCGGGCGACAACATCAAGAAGGGCGACCTCATCGGCTATGTCGGTTCGACCGGCCGTTCGACCGGCCCGCACCTTCATTACGAAGTCCGCGTTGAGGGTCTTGCAGTCAATCCGATTCCGTATATGGTGGAGAGCGAAGCACAGCTGGCTTACGCCCGCGATGCACGGCTCGACGGCCAGGGCGGCGAATAA
- a CDS encoding acyl-CoA synthetase, with amino-acid sequence MHPIAHAATRPDHPAVIMTGSGKQITFGELEAESNRFAHLLRAHGIGKGDAFAVLLENRIEYFTLIWGSQRAGTMLVPISSRLTAPEAAYIIRDAQAKLLITSGYFTGILGDIRKECPGVEVLVMDSGDAEDFAAALAAQPSDPIPDQSAGMVMLYSSGTTGRPKGIRPAPPEDPDPQAPVPLLGLATMGAGMPADGSMVYLSPAPLYHAAPIGWCSIAHRLGGTVVMMEKFDPEEALKAIERYKVTDSQWVPTHFVRFLKLDPAIRTKYDLSSHKRALHAAAPCPVPIKREMIEWWGPIINEYYAGSEMIGMTLVKSEHWLMKPGTVGVAVHGKVHVCGPEGEELGPDQDGLIFFENVNLPTYHNDPAKTAEAMHPQGWMTLGDIGHLDKDGFLFLTDRKSHMIISGGVNIYPQEIENLLVTHEKVMDAAVIGAPCPDLGEKVVAVVQPKDMADAGPALEAELRDFLAPSLSKVKMPKLFDFRPDLPREANGKLYKRELRDEYAAKAKEGAA; translated from the coding sequence ATGCACCCGATCGCGCACGCCGCGACCCGTCCCGATCATCCCGCCGTCATCATGACCGGATCGGGCAAGCAGATCACCTTCGGCGAGCTGGAGGCGGAATCGAACCGCTTTGCCCATCTGCTGCGCGCCCACGGAATCGGCAAGGGCGATGCCTTTGCGGTGCTGCTCGAAAACCGGATCGAGTATTTCACCCTCATCTGGGGCTCGCAGCGCGCGGGCACGATGCTGGTGCCGATTTCCTCGCGCCTGACCGCGCCCGAGGCGGCCTACATCATCCGCGACGCGCAGGCGAAGCTGCTGATCACCAGCGGCTATTTCACCGGGATCCTCGGGGACATCCGCAAGGAATGCCCCGGAGTCGAAGTGCTCGTCATGGATTCGGGCGACGCGGAGGACTTTGCCGCCGCGCTGGCCGCGCAACCCTCCGACCCGATACCCGACCAGAGCGCCGGGATGGTGATGCTCTATTCCTCTGGCACCACGGGCCGACCCAAGGGCATCCGCCCGGCCCCGCCCGAAGATCCCGATCCGCAGGCCCCCGTCCCGCTGCTCGGCCTTGCCACGATGGGCGCAGGCATGCCCGCCGATGGCAGCATGGTCTATCTCTCCCCCGCCCCGCTCTACCACGCCGCGCCGATCGGCTGGTGCTCGATCGCGCACCGGCTCGGCGGGACAGTGGTGATGATGGAGAAGTTCGATCCGGAAGAGGCGCTCAAGGCCATCGAACGCTACAAGGTGACCGATAGCCAGTGGGTGCCGACCCACTTCGTGCGCTTCCTCAAGCTCGATCCCGCCATCCGCACCAAGTATGATCTTTCCAGCCACAAACGCGCGCTGCACGCGGCCGCGCCCTGCCCGGTTCCGATCAAGCGCGAGATGATCGAATGGTGGGGGCCGATCATCAACGAATACTACGCCGGCTCCGAGATGATCGGGATGACGCTGGTGAAGTCCGAACACTGGCTGATGAAGCCCGGCACGGTCGGCGTCGCGGTGCATGGCAAGGTCCATGTCTGCGGGCCGGAGGGCGAGGAGCTTGGCCCCGATCAGGATGGCCTGATCTTCTTCGAGAACGTCAATCTGCCAACCTATCACAACGATCCGGCCAAGACCGCCGAGGCGATGCACCCGCAAGGCTGGATGACGCTCGGCGACATCGGCCACCTCGACAAGGACGGCTTCCTGTTCCTGACCGACCGCAAGAGCCACATGATCATCAGCGGGGGCGTGAATATCTACCCGCAGGAGATCGAGAACCTGCTCGTCACGCATGAAAAGGTGATGGATGCCGCCGTGATCGGTGCGCCCTGCCCCGACCTCGGCGAAAAAGTCGTCGCGGTGGTGCAGCCCAAAGACATGGCCGATGCCGGCCCCGCGCTTGAGGCGGAGCTGCGCGACTTCCTCGCGCCGAGCCTCTCCAAGGTGAAGATGCCCAAACTGTTCGACTTCCGCCCCGATCTCCCGCGCGAGGCCAATGGCAAGCTCTACAAGCGCGAACTGCGCGACGAATACGCGGCCAAGGCCAAAGAAGGCGCAGCATGA
- a CDS encoding UTP--glucose-1-phosphate uridylyltransferase, protein MSPKPIRKAVFPVAGLGTRFLPATKVVPKELLPIVDRPLIQYAVDEAREAGIDQFIFITGRGKTGIVENFDIAFELEQTMSERGKDLSVLEPTRATPGNVIAVRQQVPLGLGHAIWCARAIVGDEPFAIFLPDELMVAKEGGTGCMKQMVEAYENVGGNLISVLEVPKEQVSSYGVIDPGTSYGALTEVRGLVEKPPVAEAPSNKIVSGRYILQPEVMRVLEAQEKGAGGEIQLTDAMAKMIGTQPFHAVTFDGHRYDCGSKVGFVEATLAIALSRPDMGAEVRAIAEKLLK, encoded by the coding sequence ATGTCTCCCAAACCGATCCGCAAGGCCGTGTTTCCCGTCGCCGGCCTTGGCACGCGTTTCCTTCCGGCCACCAAGGTGGTGCCCAAGGAGCTGCTGCCGATCGTGGATCGCCCACTGATCCAGTACGCCGTTGACGAGGCGCGCGAAGCCGGGATCGACCAGTTCATCTTCATCACCGGGCGCGGCAAGACCGGCATCGTCGAGAATTTCGACATCGCGTTCGAGCTTGAGCAAACCATGTCCGAACGGGGCAAGGACCTCTCGGTGCTCGAACCCACTCGCGCCACGCCGGGCAACGTGATTGCCGTGCGCCAGCAGGTGCCGCTCGGCCTTGGCCATGCGATCTGGTGCGCCCGCGCGATCGTGGGGGACGAGCCCTTTGCGATTTTCCTGCCTGACGAGTTGATGGTCGCCAAGGAAGGCGGCACGGGCTGCATGAAGCAGATGGTCGAAGCCTACGAAAATGTCGGCGGCAATCTGATTTCGGTGCTCGAAGTGCCCAAGGAGCAGGTTTCGTCCTATGGCGTGATCGATCCGGGCACGAGTTACGGCGCGCTGACCGAAGTGCGCGGGCTGGTCGAAAAGCCGCCTGTGGCCGAGGCGCCCTCGAACAAGATCGTCTCGGGCCGCTATATCCTCCAGCCCGAAGTGATGCGGGTGCTGGAAGCGCAGGAAAAGGGCGCGGGCGGGGAAATCCAGCTGACCGACGCGATGGCGAAGATGATCGGCACCCAGCCGTTCCACGCCGTAACCTTCGATGGCCACCGCTATGACTGCGGCAGCAAGGTCGGCTTTGTCGAAGCGACGCTGGCGATCGCGCTCTCGCGGCCCGACATGGGCGCCGAGGTGCGGGCGATTGCCGAGAAGCTGTTGAAGTAG
- the murA gene encoding UDP-N-acetylglucosamine 1-carboxyvinyltransferase, with product MDKLIIRGGNRLSGSIPISGAKNAALTLIPCALLTEEPLTLRNLPRLADIDGFQHLMNQFGVTTVIQGTRPEDFGRVMSLEATRITSNVAPYDLVRKMRASILVLGPMLARSGEATVSMPGGCAIGNRPIDLHLKALEAFGAKVELAAGYVRAIQPDGGMPGGDFDFPVVSVGATENALMAAVLANGTSRLFNAAREPEIVDLCNMLVAMGAEIEGIGTSNLTIHGVKRLHGATYRVMPDRIEAGSYACAAAITGGEVRLEGARADEMMATIHALQAIGCDVSWDAKSVTVGASGPLKATNLTTAPYPGLATDMQAQLMALLCKAEGASVLKETIFENRFMHVPELARMGADITTEGRTAIVKGVDRLTGAEVMATDLRASMSLVIAALAAEGETTVRRLYHLDRGYERLEEKLQLVGADIERVDD from the coding sequence ATGGACAAACTCATCATTCGTGGCGGCAACCGCCTTTCCGGCTCGATCCCGATTTCAGGCGCGAAGAATGCGGCGCTGACGCTCATTCCTTGCGCGCTTTTGACCGAGGAGCCTTTGACGCTGCGCAACCTGCCGCGGCTGGCGGATATCGACGGGTTCCAGCACCTGATGAACCAGTTCGGGGTGACGACGGTCATCCAGGGCACGCGGCCCGAGGATTTCGGCCGGGTGATGAGCCTCGAGGCGACCCGCATCACCTCCAACGTCGCGCCCTATGATCTGGTGCGCAAGATGCGCGCCTCGATCCTGGTGCTCGGCCCGATGCTGGCGCGCAGCGGCGAGGCGACCGTGTCGATGCCCGGTGGCTGCGCGATCGGCAACCGCCCGATCGACCTGCACCTCAAGGCGCTCGAGGCCTTTGGCGCGAAGGTCGAGCTGGCGGCCGGCTATGTCCGCGCGATCCAGCCCGATGGCGGGATGCCCGGCGGCGATTTCGATTTCCCGGTGGTGTCGGTCGGCGCGACCGAGAACGCGCTGATGGCGGCGGTGCTGGCAAACGGCACCAGCCGCTTGTTCAACGCCGCGCGCGAGCCGGAAATCGTCGATCTGTGCAATATGCTGGTGGCGATGGGCGCGGAGATCGAAGGGATCGGCACCTCCAACCTCACCATTCACGGCGTGAAGCGTCTGCACGGCGCGACCTACCGCGTTATGCCCGATCGCATCGAGGCCGGCTCCTATGCCTGCGCGGCGGCGATCACCGGCGGCGAGGTGCGGCTGGAAGGCGCGCGGGCGGACGAGATGATGGCGACGATCCATGCGCTTCAAGCCATCGGCTGCGACGTGTCGTGGGATGCCAAGAGCGTCACCGTCGGCGCGAGCGGGCCGCTGAAGGCCACCAACCTCACCACCGCGCCCTATCCGGGCCTTGCCACCGACATGCAGGCGCAGCTGATGGCGCTTCTGTGCAAGGCCGAAGGCGCGAGCGTGCTCAAGGAAACGATCTTCGAAAACCGCTTCATGCACGTGCCGGAACTGGCGCGCATGGGGGCGGACATCACCACCGAAGGCCGCACCGCGATCGTCAAGGGTGTCGACCGCCTGACCGGCGCCGAAGTGATGGCGACCGACCTGCGCGCCTCGATGAGCCTCGTGATCGCCGCGCTGGCGGCCGAGGGCGAGACCACCGTGCGCCGCCTCTACCACCTCGACCGCGGTTACGAGCGGCTGGAAGAAAAGCTCCAGCTGGTGGGTGCAGATATCGAGCGGGTGGACGACTAG
- a CDS encoding ribbon-helix-helix domain-containing protein, with translation METPSPYHPPVKRSLTIAGHQTSISLEPLFWEMLKAAAAREGLAIAALVARIDAERIKSPTPPGLASAIRVWLVLHHDSAMFHVEHRHEAGQAGV, from the coding sequence ATGGAGACACCCTCCCCCTACCACCCGCCGGTCAAGCGTTCGCTGACGATTGCGGGCCACCAGACCTCGATCAGCCTTGAACCGCTGTTCTGGGAGATGCTCAAGGCCGCCGCCGCGCGCGAGGGGTTGGCGATTGCCGCGCTGGTTGCGCGCATCGATGCCGAACGGATCAAATCCCCCACCCCGCCCGGCCTGGCGAGCGCGATACGCGTGTGGCTGGTGCTGCATCACGATAGTGCAATGTTCCACGTGGAACATCGCCATGAAGCGGGGCAAGCGGGGGTCTAG